The window ACAAATGCTTTCCAGTTAACTCCCACGAGCGGGTCTTTCTTTCAAGGTCGAGATTGAAGAGATGAAACCGTCTCACGAACGGTTTGCAAATCGATTTGCAATTGTTGTTTTAGGGCGGACGCGTCGGCGAACTTGATCACGCCCCGAACTTGACTCACCAAAGTCAGCGACAACGATTTCCCATAAAGATCGCCATCATAGTCGAGCAAGTGGGCTTCGATCTTTGTCTCTTGGCGTTCGTTGAACGTTGGGTTCGGACCAATGTGAACCGCGGCGGGATGATTGGTCGGTCCATCGCATTCATCTCCGCACGCCAGCGCCGCGTAAACACCGTGCTCAGGAAGCAAGGTCGTCACGCCGCCCAAATTCGCGGTGGGAAATCCCAATGTACGGCCGCGTTGTTCACCGGTCGTCACCACACCGGTCAGACGGTAGCGACTGCCGAGCATTTGATTCGCCAAGACGATATCGCCTGATGCGATTGCTTCGCGAATGCGTGAACTGCTGACCATGCGTTCGTCGCGAACCGATGGAACCACGATCTCGACGTCAATTTGACGCTCCGCAGCCAACTCTTTCAAACGAGTTGTGTTGCCGGCACGATCGCGTCCAAAGAAAAAATTCGGGCCTTCGATGATCGCCTTGGCTGACAACTGTTCCACAATCAATCGCTGGAAGAATTCTTCGGCGGTTTGATTCAAAAAATCGCGAGTGGCCTCGCAAACCAGCAAATGATCGATCCCCGAACCGGACATCAACTCCGCCCGACGCGACAAACTGGTCAAACTGGGTGGTGCCCCGTGTGGCCGCAGCACCGATGCTGGGTGCGGATCCATCACGATTGCGATTGCTTTACCGCCAACCCGCTGAGCATGCCATCGGACACGTTCGAGCAAAGCACGGTGTCCCAAATGAACCCCATCAAAATTGCCGATACTGACCGCACCACCCTGAAGCGATAGATGCAGGTCGGAGTCGCCCGCAAGGTCGCTCAAGTGGATCAGGGAAGTCATTCAAACGGAGCAGGGCAGGGGAGAGGCAAAAAGAAACGAACAGATTGGCCTCAGTATGCCTGATTCACCTCGATTTCGTCAGATCCCATGGCGGGGCGCAATCTTTGATTCAGTGGCTTCAGTCCGCAGGCTGAGTCATTTCATCCGCGACCAAGGCCAACGCATCCAGTGCATGCAGAGAAGTCATGCCCGCGTGACTCCATCGGGCCGCCGCCTCGTCACCACAACGACCATGAATCCATACACCCAACTTCGCCGCATCGGGACCGCTCAAACCTTGCCCAAGCAACGATGTCACGATGCCGGTCAACACGTCGCCGCAGCCCGCCGTGGCCATCCCTGGATTGCCCGTTGTGTTCTGCCAAACCTGCTTTCCTCCGTCCCCATTTTGATACGCAACGTGTGACGGTCCACCTTTTACAACGATGGTCAAACCCAATCGACACGCCAACTCTGCCGCGGCTTCGACTTGGGCATCGACATCCTTCGCAGACGCTCCCGTCAAACGCTGCAGCTCACCAGGATGTGGCGTCAGAACGCACGCGGCATCGGCCTTGCTTCTTTCGAACCGGCCATCTGAAAGCCAATCGTTTTGAGCGATGATGTTCAACGCATCCGCATCCAAAACCAACGGCAGATCCTTTTTCGCGAGCAGCCCCTCCACGATCGTCGCCCCACCTGATCCCGTCGTCATGCCGGGTCCACAACCGATGGCCGCCTGAGCTGACAATCGATCCTTCAACGACTGCCACGCCGGATCGGCAAACTTCTCCCCGTCATCGCCCAGCCCAATTGTCATCAACGCCGGATGAAAACCGGCTACACAATCTAGAATGCAATCGGGAACCGCTGCCGCCACCAAACCCGATCCCGTGTGCAATGCAGCGATCGATGACAACGCGATCGAGCCCGCCATGCCGCGTGAGCCACCGATCAACAAAACGCGACCAAAATTGCCTTTGTGAGCCGATGCTTCGCGATGCGGAATCCGCAGCGGCGGCGGGCTGGTAGACTGAGTCTCAATGGATGGCATTTCAGGCTCGCAGGTTGATTGATTGTCGCACTATGCAGGTCGGCAGGAATGATCGGGTAGAACCTCACGTGGGCGAGTCTCTCTGAGACTCGCAAATGACAGCGTCTCGGAGAGACGCCGCTACGTGATCAAACCCAATGACTCCCGCTCACGAACTTAGCAGTGAGCGGGAAGAAGATTTCCCGACCGTTCCTCCCGTCGCGATCAACGTATCAATCGGAGCGGATGAAATGCAAATGGCGTGCAAACGTTGCACCGCTGAACCGGATCCTGATTCATGAGTCGCGTGGCTTTCCCGAGCCAAACTTCTCTACGTTTAATTCGTCGCAATTTCCGTTTGTTATGCAGCCCACACCGCTCCGTCGAATTCTGCTCGGCTTGGGCGTGTTTTCGCTGATTTGTGCGATCGCGATCATCGCTTACATCCAAATGGGATGGTCCGTCAGCGACGCGATCTACATGGTCGTGATCACGATCTTTGGTGTCGGCTATGGCGAAGTCAAACCCGTCGACACACCCGCTCTGCGAACACTGACGATTGCGATCATCGTGTTGGGGTATGGAGCCGCGATTTACACCGTCGGTGGATTCATTCAGTTTCTAGTTGATGGCGAACTACAAAGCCTTTTGAGGAATCGAAAAATGAGCCAAGGCATTGCCAGTCTTCGCGCACACACGATCGTCTGCGGATTTGGACGCATGGGTGTCCGCGTGGCCGAAGAACTTCAGGAGCTTGGCCAACCGTTTGTCGTGATCGATGAAAACGCGGCCCGCGTCGAGGAAGCTCAACAAGCGGGAATGTTGGCCATGGTCGGCAATGCCACGGACGAAGACATCCTGATGGCGGCCGGAATCGACCACGCTCGCGGCCTAGCAACGTTGCTGCCCGACGACGCTGCCAATGCGTTCATCTGCGTGACGGCGAGAGACCTGGCCGAGAAAGTCGAAATTGTTTCGCGAGCCGAGAACCATTCCGCTCAAAAGAAACTGATTCGCTGCGGTGCCAATTACGTTGTGATGGCAGCAACCATCGGTGCGATGCGGGTCACTCAGTTGCTTGTTCGCCCGACCGCGTCTGCGGTGCTGGAATCCCATGGACTGTCGCATGGGATCAGCGAAGAACTGTCTGCCATCGGTTTGAACTTGGAGGAACTGCGACTGACCAGCAGCTCTCCATTGGTGAGCAAACCGCTCGCCGAAATCCAAGTTCGCGGCAATCGTGGTTTTCTAATTGTCGGTGTGAAGCGTGGCGAGGATCCGATTCAGATGAACCCCAGCGGCACTTTGATTCTGGAAGTCAACGATATCGTGATCGTGGTCGGTCACCAAAACGACATTGCCGAATTGTGCTTGGCTCACAAAGTCCAACGACAAGAGATTCTCTATCGGGGCGTCAAAGGCTGATCGCGATCCGCCATCATGCTTCTTCTGCCGAAGCCGCCTCTGATTTCGCATTGGCAATGCCGCTGGCGATCAAACCAGCGAAGTAGCCGCCTTTGAATCCTGCATCAATATTGACCACCGCAACATTCGCGGCACACGATGTCAGCATGCCCATTAGTGGCGTCAGGCCCGCAAAGTTGGCTCCGTATCCAGTGCTGGCGGGAACCGCGATCACGGGTGTGGCCACGTGCCCGGCCAACGCCGCCGGCAGAGCGCCTTCCATTCCTGCGACCACCACAATAGCGGCAGCCGCTCGCAATCGGGGGACGGCGGCCAACAAACGTTGAGGCCCGGCGACCCCGATGTCGTCGATGCGTTCACAAGCGACCCCCATCCATGCCAATGTCTCCGCGGCTTCTTCCGCCACATGCGCATCGGTGCTGCCCGCGGTGACAACGGCAACGTGGGTTGAGTGACCTTCGACACCGATCGGATCCAAATTTTCGTCCCCGCAACCGATTCTCAGCGTGCGTGCGGACGGGTTGTACCGAGTGTTTTCGAAAACTCGCCGCAACTGAGCCGCCGCGGTCGCATCAATTCGCGTGATCAAACACCCTTGGCCGACCGCGACCTGAGTTTGCACGATCTGGGTCATCAGATCGGTTGATTTCCCCTCGCCGTAGATCACTTCGCCAAAACCACAGCGGGCGAGACGTCCCAAATCGACGGTCGCGCCGGGCACCGTTTGCATGTCCGCAGCTGACCCGATCGAGCTGGCCTGAATGGATTCCGCCGCGGCTTCCACGTCGGTTTGCCCCGAAGCGAGGTCCTGCAGAATCTGCAGCAGGGCAGGGGAGGGGGGTTGATTGGAGGGTAGGTTCATAGCGTGCTGCTTGACTTTCCGGCCAGGATCCTTCTGACCGTCCTTGCGTGTTTCGCACCGGACAACTTAAATGCGAGGCCTTCAAACATAGCCGATTCCCCCGCATTTGGATGCAGATCTGAGATGAAAAGTTGTGTGCTGGCCTATTCCGGTGGTCTCGATACGTCCGTCATTCTGGGCTGGCTCCAGGACCAAGGCTACGAAGTTCACTGTGTTTACGTGGACCTCGGGCAGCCCTGTGAGGATCGCGATGCCATCATGGAGAAGGCTCGTACCTGCGGGGCCAAGTCCTCTCGTTTGGTGGACGTTCGTGAAGAACTGTGCCGCGATTTTGCTTTCCCCGTGTTGGCGTGGCAAGCCAAGTACGAACAAATCTATCTGCTGGGCACCTCGATCGCTCGCCCGCTGATCAGCAAGGTTTGCTTGGAAGTGGCTCGCGAAGTCGGCGCGACCGCCTACGCTCACGGAGCAACAGGCAAAGGCAATGACCAATGTCGTTTCCAACTTGCTGCCGAAGCTCTTGATCCAAACATCGAAATGATCGCTCCTTGGCGAATCAAATCGTTCCGCGATGCCTTCCCTGGCCGCACCGAACTGATCGAGTACTGCGACGTGAAGCGAATTCCTGTCAAAGCCTCGACTGCAAAGCCATACAGCAGCGATGAAAACGTCCTGCACATTTCCTACGAAGCGGGCAAGCTTGAAGAACTCGACGTCAACGGCGTGGAGCTGGTCGAATTCGGAATGGGCGTTTCACCTCAAGATGCTCCCGACAAACCAGAAGAAGTCACGATCGGTTTTGAATCCGGCGTACCAAAAACGTTGAATGGCAAAGCCGTCAACGCTTTGGAAATGGTCGAGCAACTCAATGACATCGCTGGACGCAACGGCGTCGGTCGCATCGACATGGTCGAAAATCGTTTCGTCGGCATGAAGAGCCGCGGTGTTTACGAGTCGCCCGGCATGACTGTGTTGTACGACGCATTGATGTACGTCGAACAACTCACCATGGACCGCGACCTGATGCACCTTCGCGACCGCATGGCTCCCGAAGTGGCTGAAATGGTTTACTACGGTTTCTGGTACACGCCCAAGATGGACGCACTGATGTCGTTCATCGAAACCGCTCAGCGTCCAGTCACCGGCGAAGTCACGTTGCAACTCTACAAGGGCAACATCATGGTGTCTTCACGAACCAGCCCAAACAGCTTGTACGACGAAGAGATCGCAACCATGGAAGGCGGCGGCTCGTACAACCAAGACGACGCCGAAGGCTTCCTGCGAATCCAAGGCTTGCCGTCGCGAGTCCAAGGCCGCGTGTCACCACGCAAGTTCTAACTTGGATCAACGATTGACAGGGCAACGACTCAAGTCTTTGCCAACTCAGCATCGCGGCGAGGTTCAAAACCTCGCCGTTTTTTTATGGACGCGAGTTATCTCTCCAATGCTCGACTCAAGGTTGCGTCGACGCCCATTCGTCCAGCACATCGTCCGATAGCGGCTCACCTCCCGTCGGAGTGATCAATGCCTGGACCGTCAACGGTGGCGTTGTATCGGGCAAGAAGTATCCGCTGCCTTCCACCGTCGCGACGCAGACACCCCCATCGGTTGCTCCCCCCAAACCATTTCCCGAAGGCGGATTGATGAGTCCACCGACCGACCCGATATCCAAATCGTAGGGCTCCATCCACGATTCAGTCATCGTGTTCATCTGACCCTCGGCTAGCAAGATCGTCTTCGTCGCCCCATCGGTCACCTGCCGAGGTCCCAATGGTCCCGTACTGGGAAACAATGTCCCGGCGCCGGTCACCAAGTGATAGACGGTGCCTGTTCCCCAACTACTGCTTTCCGGATGCCGATAGACCGCCGGTGTTTGGCTGTAAAGAAGCATTTGGTTTTCGCCCTCATTCCAGGGAACATCCTTGTCGATCTGGTTGTACAAACCGTCCTCGTCCAGATACGGCAGAATCGTCACCCGCCACGAGTGCAGTTTTCGTCCCGCGGCATCCACCGTGTACGGGGCAGGGTAGACGCCATGATCGGCAGCGTACGCATTGAGTGCCGAGGCGATCTTTTCCAGATTCTTGATGCTGCTCAATCGCTGGCGGCCCGTGCGAATTTTCTTGGCCGTCCGGCTGCCAACTTGAACCGCTGCAATCAAACCGGCTCCGATCAGCAGCAACGCCAATCCGGCCGCGACAAACCAAATCGCCGACTTGTTGCGTTTGCCAGGACGATTTCCCATCCGCCGCGAACCAGCAAACTCAGGCATCGTGATTTCGCGACCGCATACGACGCAGTCGCCCGTGCGACCACTGTATTCATCTTCCACCTCGGTTTGCGATTGGCAGTGTGGGCAAGTGAACAGAAACGTCATACGATCCTTTCATCTAATCAGTGATGCACCGCGTGTGCGTCCAGCCACCAATTTAGCCCATCTCGCCACGACTTGGATCGCGAACCACCCAATGAAAATTGTTTTGCAACGCAGCCAACACGCCAGCGTTTCTGTGGATGGCAAAATCGTCGGTCAGATCGAGCGTGGATTGGTGGCGTTGATTGGCATCGGTCACGAGGACACGGAAGCAACCGCATCCGCATTGGCCGATAAGACCGCTGGACTTCGGATTTTTTCGGACGACAACGGCAAAATGGAACGCAATGTAATCGATGCCGGTGGCGACGTGCTCGCGATCAGTCAGTTCACCTTGCTGGCAGATTGCCGCAAAGGACGCCGGCCAGCGTTCACCGATGCGGCACCGCCAGATCGTGCGAACGAGCTTTACGAGCACTACGTCAGTGAACTTCGCAAAACGGGATTGTCGGTGCCTTGTGGGATCTTCGCGGCCGACATGGCTGTTTCACTGACAAACGATGGCCCCGTCACCATCATCTTGGAACTGTGACGCACGTTCAAAGGTGAGCGGCAGTTATCGCTGGGGCAGGGCAGGGGGCCAATTCGGTCGGGCAACTCGCTGGCCCATTCCCGGCTGAACCACACCGGGCTGCGTCGCACCAGGCTGAGCCGGTGAGGGCCAGCCAAAGTTGGAAGGCGACTCCTGCGGCGATGTCACTCGCGGTTGCCACTGCGGCGGCTCGCGACTTTCCCAGGGCGCGAACAACGACGGATTGGTGTAGTCCGGATTGATCTCATCCTGGCTCGGAACGGCGTAGCGATCGCGATCCATTCGCACTCGCTGGCGAAGCCGGTCCAAAATTTCGTGATCGCCCCATGCCAAATAGATGAACAACCCGAGCTGGCCCCAAACAAAAATGTTGGCCAGCGGACTGCTGCCGAAGAATTTCAACGCCGTGCCGAACGATTTTTTCACTCGCATCGAGCCACGACTGAAATCCAACGACCAAATCTCGTCCAAGATCAAATGGGTCAGGAAACCAACCAGCACCGCGCACGACTTGTAGACGCGAACCGCTTCGCTGGCGCAAGGCATCGCCATGTATGCGATCAATCCCGCGACCAGCGCCGCTGGAATGCTGTGCCACATGCCTCGGTGAACCGTGAACTTACGGAAACCCTCCACGGCAACAAATCGAATCGCGATGTAGACGATCATTGCGGCGAGCGCCATCGCTTCGTGTGACAACCCCAAGTCTCGCCATCGATCGATCATCAGCATCGGTACGACCGCCGCCAAAAACAGACTCGTTTCGCGAAGCGGCACGCCGGAATCGCTGTCCAAATCCGGCAACATCCCCGAGACGCTGCACAGCCCACCGGCCAACAGCGCACTCTCCATCGACATGCCTTGATCGAACACGCCCCAATATCCATAGGCGCATCCGACAACGGTGCTCGTCGAAATATGGGTTTTGAAGCCAGCCAATGAAACGCGAACGGAAAGGAGACGACGGGCGGGGAAGGGTGGTCCGACAAGATTTCCCGAGACACCAACCGCAAGGCCACCCAACCACGAGGGCGGAGCAGGGCGGTCGCGCACCGAGAACCATTGGCGTTACCAAATTCGGGCCCGCGCCCGCCACCGGAAATTTTTGCTCCGCCAATTGGGCCCCTGCCCCCGACGAGTCCCCATCGCCGGCCCGAAAAAAATTGCTGTTCGCCCTGCCCCTTCCATTTTGCTACAAGCGTCAAAACGGTCCGAATCCGTTGCAGCGGTGAAATTGCGCTCATGCAGACTTACGACATTCTGATGACGGTCATCCTGGTCGGCGCAACCTTGTTGGGCGCGATTCGTGGATTTGCATGGCAACTCGCATCAATCGCTTCCATCGTCGTCAGCTATTGCGTCGCGTACCACTATCGCGAACCATTCAGCCAGAACATTCATGCAGCTCCGCCATGGAATCAATTCCTGGCGATGTTCATCCTGTTCGTTGGCACGTCGTTCGTAATCTGGGTCGCACTGCGAATGGTCAGCGGGATGATCGACCGAATGCGATTGAAAGAATTCGATCGCCAAATCGGAGCTCTGTTTGGACTCGCCAAAGGAGCACTCCTGTGCACGATCATCACGCTCTTCGCGGTCACGTTGTTTGGCGAACGAACTCAACGAGCGATCGTCGCCAGCGAAAGCGGCCGCCTGATCGCTCGCGTGCTCGCCGAGTCCAACTCGATCATGCCGCCGGAACTGGACAGCGTCGTCCGACCGTACCTGGACCAGTTCAGCGACGAAGAACTGGGCGAGCCATCGGCCTCAGAAGGATCCTGGCTCTCACAAACTCCGATCGCACCAAACATCGATCCAAACTGGTCCCATTCGAACGCTCCAACGGCGAACAACTTCGCGCCGCAAAACGGCTTTCAACAAGCCCAAAATGACCCGCGATCGCAGTCGCCATTTGGTGGATTTGGAGGAAGCTCAACACCGACGCCCAACGCTGATTTCAACTCTGCCGCGGGCTCGCAACAACCGGCTCCGACTTGGCGTCAATCCGCGACGCCGCTGTGGCAAACGCCACGACGATGATCGCCCGCCATCTTGGAATCGCGATGACGGCGAACGATCGGGGCGGGGCGTATTCGAGATCGCCGGGGCACAGCGATCTGCAACGTCACCAAGCCAAAGCCCAGACGCGGAAAACGCCTGAAACACGGGTTTTACGCACCTCGAATACAACATAAGGGGCATTATCGGACGTTGCGGGGCGGTCGAAATCCGCCCTGATTCGACGCGTCGATCCCATCTGCCAGCCCTCGGTATGGCGACACCGGGCGGCTCGCGCCGCTCCGCTGAGAGACGCGACGACTCTTCAGCGTCGGCCTCAGCT of the Rhodopirellula baltica SH 1 genome contains:
- a CDS encoding bifunctional riboflavin kinase/FAD synthetase, with protein sequence MTSLIHLSDLAGDSDLHLSLQGGAVSIGNFDGVHLGHRALLERVRWHAQRVGGKAIAIVMDPHPASVLRPHGAPPSLTSLSRRAELMSGSGIDHLLVCEATRDFLNQTAEEFFQRLIVEQLSAKAIIEGPNFFFGRDRAGNTTRLKELAAERQIDVEIVVPSVRDERMVSSSRIREAIASGDIVLANQMLGSRYRLTGVVTTGEQRGRTLGFPTANLGGVTTLLPEHGVYAALACGDECDGPTNHPAAVHIGPNPTFNERQETKIEAHLLDYDGDLYGKSLSLTLVSQVRGVIKFADASALKQQLQIDLQTVRETVSSLQSRP
- a CDS encoding NAD(P)H-hydrate dehydratase, yielding MPSIETQSTSPPPLRIPHREASAHKGNFGRVLLIGGSRGMAGSIALSSIAALHTGSGLVAAAVPDCILDCVAGFHPALMTIGLGDDGEKFADPAWQSLKDRLSAQAAIGCGPGMTTGSGGATIVEGLLAKKDLPLVLDADALNIIAQNDWLSDGRFERSKADAACVLTPHPGELQRLTGASAKDVDAQVEAAAELACRLGLTIVVKGGPSHVAYQNGDGGKQVWQNTTGNPGMATAGCGDVLTGIVTSLLGQGLSGPDAAKLGVWIHGRCGDEAAARWSHAGMTSLHALDALALVADEMTQPAD
- a CDS encoding potassium channel family protein; amino-acid sequence: MQPTPLRRILLGLGVFSLICAIAIIAYIQMGWSVSDAIYMVVITIFGVGYGEVKPVDTPALRTLTIAIIVLGYGAAIYTVGGFIQFLVDGELQSLLRNRKMSQGIASLRAHTIVCGFGRMGVRVAEELQELGQPFVVIDENAARVEEAQQAGMLAMVGNATDEDILMAAGIDHARGLATLLPDDAANAFICVTARDLAEKVEIVSRAENHSAQKKLIRCGANYVVMAATIGAMRVTQLLVRPTASAVLESHGLSHGISEELSAIGLNLEELRLTSSSPLVSKPLAEIQVRGNRGFLIVGVKRGEDPIQMNPSGTLILEVNDIVIVVGHQNDIAELCLAHKVQRQEILYRGVKG
- the larB gene encoding nickel pincer cofactor biosynthesis protein LarB translates to MNLPSNQPPSPALLQILQDLASGQTDVEAAAESIQASSIGSAADMQTVPGATVDLGRLARCGFGEVIYGEGKSTDLMTQIVQTQVAVGQGCLITRIDATAAAQLRRVFENTRYNPSARTLRIGCGDENLDPIGVEGHSTHVAVVTAGSTDAHVAEEAAETLAWMGVACERIDDIGVAGPQRLLAAVPRLRAAAAIVVVAGMEGALPAALAGHVATPVIAVPASTGYGANFAGLTPLMGMLTSCAANVAVVNIDAGFKGGYFAGLIASGIANAKSEAASAEEA
- a CDS encoding argininosuccinate synthase — protein: MKSCVLAYSGGLDTSVILGWLQDQGYEVHCVYVDLGQPCEDRDAIMEKARTCGAKSSRLVDVREELCRDFAFPVLAWQAKYEQIYLLGTSIARPLISKVCLEVAREVGATAYAHGATGKGNDQCRFQLAAEALDPNIEMIAPWRIKSFRDAFPGRTELIEYCDVKRIPVKASTAKPYSSDENVLHISYEAGKLEELDVNGVELVEFGMGVSPQDAPDKPEEVTIGFESGVPKTLNGKAVNALEMVEQLNDIAGRNGVGRIDMVENRFVGMKSRGVYESPGMTVLYDALMYVEQLTMDRDLMHLRDRMAPEVAEMVYYGFWYTPKMDALMSFIETAQRPVTGEVTLQLYKGNIMVSSRTSPNSLYDEEIATMEGGGSYNQDDAEGFLRIQGLPSRVQGRVSPRKF
- a CDS encoding DUF1559 domain-containing protein, with protein sequence MTFLFTCPHCQSQTEVEDEYSGRTGDCVVCGREITMPEFAGSRRMGNRPGKRNKSAIWFVAAGLALLLIGAGLIAAVQVGSRTAKKIRTGRQRLSSIKNLEKIASALNAYAADHGVYPAPYTVDAAGRKLHSWRVTILPYLDEDGLYNQIDKDVPWNEGENQMLLYSQTPAVYRHPESSSWGTGTVYHLVTGAGTLFPSTGPLGPRQVTDGATKTILLAEGQMNTMTESWMEPYDLDIGSVGGLINPPSGNGLGGATDGGVCVATVEGSGYFLPDTTPPLTVQALITPTGGEPLSDDVLDEWASTQP
- the dtd gene encoding D-aminoacyl-tRNA deacylase, with the translated sequence MKIVLQRSQHASVSVDGKIVGQIERGLVALIGIGHEDTEATASALADKTAGLRIFSDDNGKMERNVIDAGGDVLAISQFTLLADCRKGRRPAFTDAAPPDRANELYEHYVSELRKTGLSVPCGIFAADMAVSLTNDGPVTIILEL
- a CDS encoding metal-dependent hydrolase, translated to MFDQGMSMESALLAGGLCSVSGMLPDLDSDSGVPLRETSLFLAAVVPMLMIDRWRDLGLSHEAMALAAMIVYIAIRFVAVEGFRKFTVHRGMWHSIPAALVAGLIAYMAMPCASEAVRVYKSCAVLVGFLTHLILDEIWSLDFSRGSMRVKKSFGTALKFFGSSPLANIFVWGQLGLFIYLAWGDHEILDRLRQRVRMDRDRYAVPSQDEINPDYTNPSLFAPWESREPPQWQPRVTSPQESPSNFGWPSPAQPGATQPGVVQPGMGQRVARPNWPPALPQR
- a CDS encoding CvpA family protein — protein: MQTYDILMTVILVGATLLGAIRGFAWQLASIASIVVSYCVAYHYREPFSQNIHAAPPWNQFLAMFILFVGTSFVIWVALRMVSGMIDRMRLKEFDRQIGALFGLAKGALLCTIITLFAVTLFGERTQRAIVASESGRLIARVLAESNSIMPPELDSVVRPYLDQFSDEELGEPSASEGSWLSQTPIAPNIDPNWSHSNAPTANNFAPQNGFQQAQNDPRSQSPFGGFGGSSTPTPNADFNSAAGSQQPAPTWRQSATPLWQTPRR